taGGCCAGAATGTAGTTTAACTACAAAAGATGactgaatccgatgaggattgcctacgtattcctttATAAGGAATTCAAGTCGATGTAGTTCCAGAGCAACATACAAAAATGATGTTTTGATTTTCGATTACAAAAGAAAGGAGGGAGAGAAACCGAaccctacgtgggttgcctacgtatccctcagtgggaagtcaggttgaacgtagttctgTTACAACAAAAAACTAACTCTATATGTcttcaaacatagtatctcttgattgcgtctgaTTTGATGGGCTTCGTGTTGATTCTTCCATCCATTTTTGCCAAGATTAGAGCTCCGCCCGACAATACTCGGTGAAccacgtaaggaccttgccaatttggTGCGAAATTTCCTTTGGCTTCCTCCTGGTGGGGAAAGATTTTCTTCAgaaccaattgccccggtgtgaattggcGAGGCTTCACCCTTTTGTTAAATGCACTGGCCATCCGTTTCtgatatagctgaccatggcatactgcatcCATTCTCTTCTCATCGATGAGCATGAGTTGCTCCTATCTGACCCATATCCGCTTTGCTTCATCCAACTTGGCCTCTTGAATGACCTTTAACTATGGTATATCGACCTCTGCGGGTATCACCGATTCAGTGCCGTATACTAACATGTACGGAATGGATGTTCTCATGGTGGTCCGATAACCCAGTAAGGGGAAGGATAGTTTCTCTTGCCATTGCCTGTGATTTTCCACTATCTTTCACATaatcctcttgatattcttgttggctacATCAACTGCCCCGTTCATTTgtggtctgtaggctgtggagtTGTGGTGGAGGATTCTAAACTTCTCGTGAGGTCTCTATTGAGGTTAGAGGCATTGTTAGTGATGATCGACTCCGGTATTCCAAATCGGCAGACGATGTGTTTTCGGACGAAATCCGCCACTACCGTCTTTGTGACGACCTTGTAGGTGgatgcttcgacccatttagtgaagtagtcgatggctaCCAAGATGAAGCAGTGCCCATTTGACGCAACTGGTTCTATAGGTCCAatcacgtccatgccccaagcagcGAACGACCAGGGTGAACCCATCACATTTAACTCATTTGGCGGAACCCGGATGAAATCCCTGTGAATCTGGCACTAATGACACTTCTGTACATAGCGGATACTGTcagtttccatagtcatccaaaagtatctgACTCTTAAGATCTTCTTGGGTAACGtgaacccgttcatgtggggtccgcatgTTGCTGCATGTATTTCTTCTAATAACCTGGTCGCTTCGGCGAcatctacacatctcaacaaacccAAGTTTggggtcctcctatacaggacttCCCCGTTAAGGAAAAAGTGATTCGCCAACCTCATGAGGGCTCACTTTGACTATTAATAGCATTCTCAGGGTACTCTCTGGTTACAAGGAATCTCCTAATATCGTGATACCATGGTTTACCATTTGGCTCTTCATCTATATGGAAGAAATGTGCATATTGATCCCTGATCTCTACCTCTATAGGGTTGATGTAGTTCTTTTCTGGATGCTGAATCATGGGTGATAGAGTTGCAAGGGCATCGACAACTCCTAACTTCTTGCATAGCTCTTTTACGCAGTGCAGGTATGGAAGGATCTTGACATTTTTGGTGGACCATTCCCCTTGGACTTGGTGTATCAATAGATCAGAATCCCCTATGACCAAAAGTTCTTTgacgttcatgtcgactgccattctGATCCCAAGGATGCACGCTTCGTATTCaaccatattattggtacaagggAATCTTATCTTCGCCGATGCTGGATAGTGCTGTCCGGGTTCCGAAATTAGGACTGCCCCAATTCTCACTCTTTtaaagtttgctgctccatcgaaaaacattctccatctAGGGTATGcctctgcaatatcttctccggCAAATAATACCTCTTCATAGGGAAAATAGGTAGTGAGTGGCTCGTAATCAGCATCCAATGGATTCTCTGTGAGGTGGTTGGCTAAATCTTTCCCCTTGATAGCCTTCTAAGTTATgtaaacaatgtcaaatttgCTGAGGAGAATTTGCCATTTAGCTAGCTTTCCGGTAGGCATCGGCTTCTAGAAGATGTACTTGAGTGGGTCGAGCCGAGATATCAGATGCGTAGTGTATGCTGACATGTAATGCCTTAGTTTCTGGATgatccaagtcagagcacaacaagtgcgttctatcaaagtgtatttggcttcacatggagtgaacttcttacttaagtagtagatggcctgctcctttcttccaattttgtcatgctgtcccaacacacatTCGAAGGCGTTATCCAAGACTAACATATATAATAACAATGGCTTCCCGAGCTCGGGGGGAACCAAcactggtggatttgacaaatactcctTAATTCTGTCGAAGTATCTCTGGCACTCTTCTGTTCATTTTTTGgcagcatccttttttagcaacttgaaaatgggttcacaaaTTGCCGTGGACTGGACTAAGAAATGACTGATGTAATTCATTctacccaggaaactcatcacatccttcttactCTTGGGTGGTGGCAATTCCtgaatggccttgatttttgataGGTCTAGTTCTATCCCTTTtttgcttacgatgaagcccaacaATTTTCCAGCAAGGACTCCGATTGCGCATTTTGCTAGGTTTAATTTTAAGCTGTACCTCCGCAGGTGCTTGAAATATTTCCTTAAATCGTCCAAGTGCTCTGAACTCTTTTGAgacttgatgatgacgtcatacacatatacttcgatctccttatgaatcatgtcgtgaaaaagggacgtcatggccctcatgtaggtggcaccgaCGTTCTTATAACCGAACGACATGACTCTATAATAGTAAACTCCCCAAGGTATGGTGAAGGCTGTCTTTTATACATCTTCCTCATGCATAAAGATCTGGTGGTACCCAGTGAAATAATCCACGAACGACTGCAGTTCATGTTTCACGCAATTTTCGCTGAGGATGTGGTTATTTGGTAAAGGGAAGTCGTCCTTTGGACTAGCTTTGTTGAGATATTGGTAATCCATGCATATCCTAATCTTACCATCTTTCTTGGGTACTGGGACGATATTTGCCAACCAGCTGGGATAATTGGTGACCCTTACCACATTCACCTCTATCTACTTGGTCACTAAATCCTTTATCCTCAGACTCAAATCGGGCTTGAATTTTCTGGGTTTCTGCTTGACCGGTAGTCTAGTAGGGTCAGTGGGTAGTCGATGCGAGTCAATATCAAtacttaatcctggcatgtcatcgtatgaccatgcGAACACATCGATGTATTGTCGGAGGAGCTCAACCAGTTTTTCCTTCTGCTCGGCTTCTAGATGAATGTTGATTCTGGTTTCTTTCACGTCTTCTTCACTTCCGAGATTGGCCACTTCTGTTTCTTTGAGGTTGGGCTTTTTCTGACTCTCCAACTATTCGATCTCTTGTGGGAGATTGTATGGCATCATGCTCTCATCATACACCTCGTAATCTAGGTCGTTTCGCTCGACAGTTTCGTTACATATCACAATCGCGGAATGCgggtttttatcattttgattactgaaaagaaaaactaagtataaatgaaacagtaaataaagttgcaatattttaagaaaaatattctttttatttcatcaaaagaggaACGTCTAATCGTTCAAaataggcaaatgacaaaaaggtacagACACGATGCAAGCCTCAATTGACCGTGCACTTttcaaaaagaaaacttttacaaTTCCACACTACCAAGATTCCCGGCAAACCAAATATGGACTGGCGGTCCAATTCCACAGCTCTTTTCCTAGTTCGGCATCCCTGATGGTCGGTGTCTTGATGTTAGTCCCTTCATAGCACCCTTCAATCATATTCACGAACAACCTTCCCATTCCATCGATGATATCATCTTCTAGTGCTGAACTTTGGCCCGTACCCAAAACATGCTCTGGCACAAAACCCTTTTTCCAGAGCTACCGGTATGAGCTTTCCCCACTGGAGGCTGATATCCTATGCTGACCCTTCCTTTCTGCCTATTATGTTTAATTGGCTCTGTGATCCCGTCCAATCTGGCCCTTAACCTGATTCCTCCTATGTATCCATATTTTATTCTCTCTCATAGCCATCTTGGATCTATACGATGACTGCATTTCCAAGTTTTGTTCAGTCTCTTCTATTTCAGTGTTCTGCATGATTTCGACTGCATGGAAAGCAACCCCATCTAGCCCTTCAATGAGCGGAACATCATGCTCCAAATAAGCTGATTGGCCCCATTCGCCATAGACCATGATCTCCTGACATCCCCACTCAAATTTCATGCATTGCTGTAGGGTCGACGGGACGGACCCTACCATGTGTATCCAGGGCCTTCTTAGCAGCAAGTTGTATGAAGAAGAAATATCCATTACTTGAAACAATATAGGAAATTCAACCGGCCCGATCTGCAGAGCCAAATAAATTTCTCCGATAACTTCCTTATGACAAAGTCCCGAGGGAGGTGCTATGGAGTTGTTTGGAGGTTAGCGGAGTCCCGGTAGTGTGCATTAGCATAATTAAGGACTTGTACAAAGGTTCTAAGACTCGAGTGAGGACTACAGGAGAAGACTCAGAACAGTTTCTTGTGGAGATGGTGTTGCATCAGGGATCAACCCTTAGCCTTTTTTTGTTTGCCCTAGCATTGGATGTGCTGACACGACACATACAAGGGATGGTGCCATgatgtatgttatttgctgatgacatagtattgattgacgagacgcgaggcgGAATTAATGCTATGTTGGAAGTTTGGAGGCAGACGTTAGAGTCCAaagatttcaagttgagtaggtcgAAAGCTGAATACTTGGAGTGAAAGTTCAGTGATGACAGGCATGAAAAAGAAGTGAAAGTAAATATTGatactcaagtcattcccaaaagagatagtttcaagtatcttgggtctatAGTCCAAGGCAACGGGGAGATTGACAAGGATGTTACTCACCGCATTAGAGTGAGATGGAGGATAACTTCGGGGGTTTTATGCAATAAGAATGTGCTGCCTAGATTAAAGGGCAAATTCTACAGGgtggtggttagaccggctaTGTTGTATGAAGCTGAGTGTTGGCCTTTCAAGAAGTCCCATGTCCAAAAGATGAGCatagctgaaatgaggatgttaagATGGATGTGTGGACATACCAGGAAAgacaagattaggaataaagttattagggacaaggtgggagtggcATCCGTGGAAGACAAGTTGCGGGAATTGAGGCTGcgatggtttgggcatgtgagGAGGAGAGAGATAGATGCCAtggtcaggaggtgtgagaggttgaccatggCGGGCTTGAGGAAGGGCTGGGGTAGGCCAAAGAattattggggagaggtgattaggcaggacatgtcaGTGCTTTACCTAACCAAGGACAGTACTAGAGATCAAAAGGTGTGGAGGTTGAGGATTAAGGTGGTGGGTTGACAAGTAGTTGGGAGTTTCTCCTAGGTTTACCAGTAGTACTAGTAATATTCTTGTTGTTGGTTGAAAGATACTTTCTTCTAGTTTGTTATCATATCTGGTACTTAGCAACAACGCCCATTGTTTTTGAAAATTGCTACTGGAAATTGTTGCTCCATGACTGTTAATATTTGATGCTACTTTTCTCCCCTTTTTACTGGAAATTGTTGCTCCCTGATTGTTATTATTTGATGATACTTTTTCTCCCTCTCCTTTTTCCTAATCGTATTTTctctcccttctttctttcttccccctctttcttcttcttccacctttcttgagccgagggtctatcagaaataacctctctatctctctaggtaggggtaaggtatgcgtacatactaccatccccagaccccacacgtgggattatactgggtatgatattgttgttgttgttgttgttgttgttgttgtcgttgatAACATCCTTCTGCGAACCATCAAAAGCCCTTACCCTTACATGGCTTTCCATGACTTGCCTCAAATAGATTCCTAACTCCCGCAGAGTAAAGAGCAGACAAATGTTGACTCCTGACCCTCCATCACCCAGCACTCGGGACACCACATTGTCCCCATATTTGACAGTGATATGAAGAGCTTTGTTGTGACTTACGCGTTCGACATGAAGCTTGTCTCTTTTGAAAGTGATCATATTTGCTTCGACCATTTTCCCAATTGTTGCGGCCAGTGCCTCACTGGGGGTGTTGCTTGGCACACTTACCCCACTTAATACTTTCATCAGGGCATCCTTATGACTGTCGGAACTCATTATCAAGTCCATGATTGATATTTATGACTAAGTTTCATTCACCTGTTCCTCCACGGAGTACTCTTTGGTCGACATTCTCTTCCAGAATTCTGTGGCTTCTGGGTCTGTTGTGTTCCTCCTTTTGAATATGCTCTCTTCCCGAATTCCCTCGATTTGCATCTTCAGGGGTGTAACATCTCCCTGACCTAGTCATACCCTGGACTGCTGCAGAGTCTGTCATCTTGGCCTTCCCCTTTTGCTGGTTTGTCCATGAGATAGTTTTGTACTCCCGAATCTCTTCATTTCCTATAGCAATGGCAGGTTGTCACTGATAAGTCTGAATTGTCACCGTATGACTCACTTGCACTGTGATCATCAGAGTCCTTTGAGGTAGGATCCTTGTGGCTTATACATTTTCTATTTAGACAATAGTTCCTTTCACATCATATTATTCGTCCAATGTGATCATGTTGACCCCTGGTTTCGGTGATTTGGAAGCGTGTTTTGATTCACATTGGGCGAAGCCGGAGTGCACTAAATGGCTCCGCTCTTGATCAGTGTTTCAATATCATTTTTAGCTTAAAACAATCTTCGGTATCATGTCCACGCACGTTTGAATGGTACACACACCTTTTAGTTGCAACAAAATACTTAGAGGGATACTCAGGAACCCTTCCTTTCACTGGATGTATCAATTCTTCTCTTCTCTATCTTTTGAATAATTGGTCGAGAGGCTCAGCAATCGGGGTATAATTTCTGGAAAACCTCTCTTCAAAATTGGGACGAGGATGTGGTGCATTAGTGGGTCGGTTTTGGTAAGTAGTGGTTTGCACAGGAGCATATGGTCATTGTGGATTCAGGTTATTTTGGGCTCGAGAAGGGTTGTATTGAGGTCGAGGGTGGTAGTATGGTTGGGTGTTTTAGGCGGGAGCATAAGCTGGTGGTGGTTAATGGTTGTTTATGGAATAGGAAGTGTTTACGCGATGCGGGTTGGGTTGATAGTAAGGGACAACTGCtgagacttcttctttcttcttatttccgcTATCGATTGACCCTAATTGGATTGCCTTGCTGGCCGCTTGCAGTGCAACCATTGATTGTTCTTTACCAGATTTTTATACCTTCTTCTAAGAAATCTCCCATCTTGACCAGCTCGGGGAATTTCTATCCAATCATTCTCATTacattttcaaagtatatctctTCCTAGGCCCTGGTGAAATACTTGGTTAATTCACTATCGCCCAACAGAGGTTTTTCCCTGGCGACTTCTGACCTCCACCGACATGCCTATTCTTGGAATGACTCGGATGGCATTTTCTGCAGGTTTACCAATGCGAACCTATCAGGAGTGATCTCTATGTTAAATCGAAAGCGATTCATAAAATCTTCTGCCATATCTTGCCAGGTTCTCCAGTTTCGTGGATCTTGTTGAGTATACCAGGCAAGTGCTTCTCTCGTCAGGCTCCTTATGAATAACTTCATTCTTAGCTTCTCGTTCCTTCCCACTCCGAATAACTTGTCATAATATGCCCTCAAATGTGCGTGGGGATCATCCATTCCATCGAAGATATCGAACTTTAGAGGCTTATACCCCACTGGCATATCCACATCCGGATGGATACACCGATCCTCGTTGTCTCAACTTTCACTTCCCTGAGTGACTTGGaggttcttcatttgttttctcaaGATTTGTAACTGCTCAAACACTGACTCCTCTTCTTTATGCCTAGCTTCCCTCTCCATCTCAATGTATTTGTCAATTTCATAAGGCACCCTGTCCGTGACAGATCCTGTAAAGGTAGGTTCAGAAACTGCATATACAGAAGGAACATATCGCTCATGGGTGGCGGTATGTGCCATATGCATGTGCTGATTTGGGTGAGTGGTAAAAGTGACTCCGACATGAGGAAGGGTATGAGTTGCATTAGCGGTAGTAGGCAGGTTTTTGGGGGTTTTGAACATATTGTGGTATGTAGGGAGTGTGGATAGGGGGATTTGGTAGGTTTGTGGGTGTTATTGGAAGTATGACTTGAGTGGTGTGGACTGAATTTGGGGTGTTGTTGGTTTGGCATGATGTGGAAGGAAAGTGGTCGGGGATGAAATCCAAAGAAGGAAAGAGAGTTGTTTGAGGGAGCGTTATCACGGCCAGATGTACTAGTTCCTTGATATGCTGTACTTCCTCCATTAAAGACTCCATTTCCTGGGCCATCCTGGCCACATGTTCATCATTCCTGGTATCGTCCTTCTCTTTCGATCGCCCCGGGCTATCGGCTATGATCAGAGCATGTTCAGTCGGGTTTTCTATAGTAGACATCTTTCCCTTTGATCTTAGATTGTACGGTGGTTCCGCTAGTTTCGGGTCGAGACAAACCAACTTTTCTTTTGGGGagtaataataaagtaagaaaaaaaaagaaataaaaagaaaagaagtcaaTTTCTTTGTTTATACAAGCATAAACTCATGCAGAACAATTAATTCACGTATTTAGGGTAGCGTATCTTCCTAGAATTCGTGGGACTTCTCATTGTTGGAGGTAAGCCTAAATCACGAATGTTTGACAAACAATTAGACTTGACACATTCAGATCCGAAGCAAgttttgttttcattgataatgTTTGGACTGAGATAAGTGGGAACAAAGGTTACATCACTATTTCTAATATTCATAGAACTACATGGGCTTAAACAACTCGCCCTTTAGGAAAATAAAAAAACTAGGGATAAGGGTACAAAGTGGGAAAGAAGGGGAAATCAACCAATCTTCTAGTAACCATCCCCGGAATCATTCCccatctcctcttcttctggCTCTTCCTCCGGATCTTCTTCAAACTCCTCTTTGTCATTGGTGAACTCAGACTCCTCTCCTAGATTTCCCTCCGGCTCTGTCTGAGATTCTATCCGGATGCACTTTACTACCCGATCATCACCTTCAATAGGTAGCAACATGTGATCGATGGATCCTGGGACCACTTGACGGTGCATCGAGGTAGTCACGAGGTAATGTGGCATAATCTCATAGTAGATTTGCAAAGCAGCCACTGTGTCCTCCAACCAGGATATACCCTCTCTGCTTGGTCGGGCTAGCTCGTCTTGGTCACTTATCTAGATATAATAATCTGGAGTGACCACGAGTTTTGACCCATCAGCATTGTGACCAGATCATTCAACTCTTCTTGGAGCCTTCTTGTCCTTGGTATTGGAGTCTGTTCGTTGTACTCATCCTCATATAGCGCTGTCCTCATCCATAGAGGCACATCCTGGATCTTCTCGAACTGTCCGAGAACCCACAAAGGTGAGTATGGTTGGATGCCCACAAGTCAGATCAGCTCAATGAAGTATTTCTGAGGAGTACTTAAGATTGCCCTCCCACCTAACCATGACAACTTCCAATTGACCCATTCTCCACTTAGATTAGTCAGCATTTCCCACCACTCTTGTTGTCCATGTAGGGAGACCCAATGTCTCATCCTCTCATTGTGGCTGCGGATCATGTTGCTGACGCCCACAAAGTAGTCAATGGTGCCCTCTCACTGGAAGAAATATTCTGTGGCCCAAATCTGAAGTAGCAAGTTACATCCCTTAATGATCATACCCCCGTGCATGCAAACAAAGCCCTTAAAATCTCAGCTAGAACCATCGGCACTAGAGTAGCTTGAAGGTTGCCACAGAAGGTCACCAGAACCACGGGTAATAAGTTGATGTTGATCCGACCCTTTCTCTGCGAGAAGACCAACAATCCCAACAGTGCCAATGAGAAAGTGATAGGCCTGAGACTTTCCCATGTTGCTTGATCATACTGCAATTCTCTTGAATACCACTCATAGCTTTCACGATGTCCAAATCGATCGAATAGGTGGTCTAGGATCACCCATCCGTCCTCGATATTTCTCAAACCTAAACTGTTAGCTAGACCCAGAGCATCTAGGAAGCTGTAACCGAGCATAGTGACTGGTAGTATTGGTTTCCTCCCAATGAATGGCAGCTCCGTGAAACTAATAACTTCTTCCAATGTTGGTACTAACTCACAATCAGCAAAGTTGAACTCCACCTTAGCCGGATCCCAGAACTCTATCAGCAGGTGAGTGAGAACCCTGTCTGCTAGGATGTTTAGCAAACCGGTCAGTGTCCCCAGGTGTGTCTAAATTTCATCGATGTGTTCTCGACGGATGTTCTTCCACCACTACTTCAACTTGTGTGGCGCTCCCATCACCATGTTGATCTCGGGGATGTTTTGGCTGATTTCTATTTTCTGAAGTGGGtaaagaaaggttttggtaaaTGTTTGCTTCGAATATTTAGATGTCTCATTGGTTTGTTCATCTTTCCACAAAAGTCATGTTGTTGGGTGCATGACCCGTTGACATTAGGATAGTTTTCCTAATTGTGTGTCGATACCAAGGACCGACTCACCTATGGTTTATGCAATATGCCCTATTTTTGCTTgagtagagtgtttcctacttttgagttggactgaagactgcgagaagttatgtcagttgacctgacaaagccattctctgaaactagagagttttgaaaagatTGTTCAGAGGGGTGTAAAAGACACAGCCCTCGCGTGCCATTATGTGTGATAGTGTACGGCCAAGACTCGCTAGGAAGAAGTGTGATGACAGTATATGTATAGCAGTGATAGATAAGGGTGTAGCAATAATAAACATGATAATAAGAAAGCATAAGGAACAAGTAAGGCAGGTAAGCATGTAATTGCAGATTAAATACAACTAGCACAATGTACAAACAAATCTAAGTGCCAAATTCAGTCTAAGTTtgctaaggtcagaacctaagCGTGAATCtcagcagagtcgtcatgttgTTGCACcatattttgcactagtcaaaataagattcaacttgtggtttctctgctgttgatgaaagagagttgccacataatatttaaaggtatactagggtacctatttaattactaaaggtCATATTCTTTATTAGTCCGCTAACcgatgagattatgggtaagggttcttgttcttctaaggggaaggtgttaggcaccccttaaaatctacatgaggtagctccataggacttagactagatttAGGATTAATTATTTGTAATATGCTTAACTAATGATTAAGGAGTGTACTTACCATATATTAGGGCATAATAACTATAAGGGAAGAGTGTAGCATAAAGAGGAAGGATTTAAAGAAGCCTTAGGAAAATAATGTTAGTATATAGGAGCTTGAAAAGAACTTTTGAAAAATAGGATGTTTGTATAAAAGTGTGTAAAAGAGAAGC
This DNA window, taken from Nicotiana tabacum cultivar K326 chromosome 15, ASM71507v2, whole genome shotgun sequence, encodes the following:
- the LOC142169634 gene encoding uncharacterized protein LOC142169634, giving the protein MLYEAECWPFKKSHVQKMSIAEMRMLRWMCGHTRKDKIRNKVIRDKVGVASVEDKLRELRLRWFGHVRRREIDAMVRRCERLTMAGLRKGWGRPKNYWGEVIRQDMSVLYLTKDSTRDQKVWRLRIKVVG
- the LOC142169633 gene encoding uncharacterized protein LOC142169633; amino-acid sequence: MVYGEWGQSAYLEHDVPLIEGLDGVAFHAVEIMQNTEIEETEQNLEMQSSYRSKMAMRENKIWIHRRNQKAIKGKDLANHLTENPLDADYEPLTTYFPYEEVLFAGEDIAEAYPRWRMFFDGAANFKRVRIGAVLISEPGQHYPASAKIRFPCTNNMVEYEACILGIRMAVDMNVKELLVIGDSDLLIHQVQGEWSTKNVKILPYLHCVKELCKKLGVVDALATLSPMIQHPEKNYINPIEVEIRDQYAHFFHIDEEPNGKPWYHDIRRFLVTREYPENAINSQSEPS